A genome region from Arthrobacter agilis includes the following:
- the ssb gene encoding single-stranded DNA-binding protein, whose protein sequence is MTDTITVRGYVATDVRLTSAQSGLAIAGFRMCSTERRFDKEANAWVDGHTNWYSVSMFRQLATHAGASIKKGDRVIVTGRLKVRPWINAEGKTGTSVEIDADTAGHDLMWGTANFRRTTADRGELHSASGPDEQPGPVTADDGPPAGVDASTGELYAPATFDVSGADPGGAASGDAESSDAESRGADGRDDARRGHALDAEGVPF, encoded by the coding sequence ATGACCGACACCATCACCGTGCGGGGCTATGTCGCCACGGACGTGCGCCTCACCTCCGCGCAGAGCGGGCTGGCGATCGCCGGGTTCCGGATGTGCTCCACGGAACGCCGCTTCGACAAGGAGGCGAACGCGTGGGTGGACGGCCACACCAACTGGTACTCCGTCTCGATGTTCCGCCAGCTCGCCACCCACGCCGGGGCCAGCATCAAGAAGGGTGACCGCGTCATCGTCACGGGCCGGCTCAAGGTGCGGCCGTGGATCAACGCGGAGGGCAAGACGGGCACCTCCGTGGAGATCGACGCCGACACGGCCGGGCACGATTTGATGTGGGGTACGGCAAACTTCCGGCGGACGACGGCCGACCGGGGCGAGCTCCACTCCGCGTCCGGACCCGATGAGCAGCCGGGCCCCGTCACGGCCGACGACGGACCGCCGGCGGGCGTCGATGCCTCGACGGGTGAGCTGTACGCCCCCGCGACCTTCGACGTGTCCGGCGCTGATCCGGGTGGTGCTGCATCGGGTGACGCTGAATCGAGTGACGCTGAATCGAGAGGCGCTGACGGCCGCGACGATGCCCGTCGCGGGCACGCTCTTGACGCCGAGGGGGTGCCGTTCTGA
- a CDS encoding flavin-containing monooxygenase, whose product MGDTWRGRWDSLRLFTPGRFSSLPGSANPAGPAGFAGKDEFADYLAAYAERFALPVRCGVRVHQAVVRGDGFELDTSAGPVAATHLVVAAGHTGLPHRPSFAEGLDGGIRQLHASEYRNPRSTPGDTVLVVGAGTSGAEIALELAATRTVVLAGRPTPHIPDAVFRYAGRPYWFLVDRLLTIDTPPGRRVAAGFGRRGAPLIRVSMRQVEDVGVTRVPAVTGVTGGQPQTVDGPLPQVDTVIWATGYRPDLRWLPPLDVDDVGVPRTDRGVAADLRGLYFLGLPFQYALTSALIGGVGRDAAYIADRIAREAAVPVPAADLTRSRPSVVNIAPVPSAPSVHPAETGRRPALTAVLRTYGRTDP is encoded by the coding sequence GTGGGGGACACCTGGCGGGGCCGGTGGGACTCGCTGCGGCTCTTCACCCCGGGCAGGTTCAGCAGCCTCCCGGGGTCCGCCAACCCCGCCGGCCCGGCAGGTTTCGCGGGCAAGGACGAGTTCGCCGACTACCTCGCCGCCTACGCGGAACGGTTCGCGCTCCCGGTCCGCTGCGGAGTGCGCGTCCACCAGGCCGTCGTCCGCGGCGACGGCTTCGAGCTGGACACCAGCGCCGGGCCCGTCGCCGCGACCCACCTCGTCGTAGCGGCGGGGCACACCGGGTTGCCGCACCGACCGTCGTTCGCCGAGGGGCTCGACGGAGGGATCCGGCAGCTCCACGCCTCCGAATACCGCAACCCCCGGAGCACGCCCGGAGACACGGTCCTCGTGGTCGGTGCGGGCACCTCCGGGGCCGAGATAGCGCTCGAGCTCGCGGCGACCCGCACCGTGGTGCTCGCCGGGAGGCCGACGCCGCACATCCCCGATGCGGTCTTCCGGTACGCGGGCCGCCCCTACTGGTTCCTCGTCGACAGGCTGCTCACCATCGACACACCACCGGGGCGACGCGTCGCAGCGGGGTTCGGACGGCGAGGGGCTCCCCTCATCCGGGTGTCGATGCGCCAGGTGGAGGACGTCGGCGTCACCCGGGTTCCTGCCGTCACCGGGGTCACAGGCGGGCAGCCGCAGACGGTCGACGGCCCGCTGCCGCAGGTCGACACGGTCATCTGGGCGACAGGCTACCGGCCCGACCTGCGATGGCTTCCGCCCCTCGACGTCGACGATGTCGGCGTGCCGCGGACCGATCGCGGTGTGGCGGCCGACCTCCGCGGCCTCTACTTCCTGGGCCTGCCGTTCCAGTACGCGCTCACCTCCGCACTCATCGGCGGGGTCGGGCGGGACGCGGCCTACATCGCCGACCGGATCGCCCGCGAAGCCGCCGTGCCGGTTCCCGCAGCGGACCTGACCCGGTCCCGGCCGAGCGTTGTCAACATAGCGCCTGTGCCGTCCGCGCCGTCGGTGCACCCGGCCGAGACTGGGCGGAGGCCGGCACTCACCGCCGTCCTCCGGACCTACGGAAGGACAGATCCATGA
- a CDS encoding globin: MPVERLVTAGQGFSQPQYTDNFYETVGGHATFVKLVDAFYDGVANDDVLRPMYPEQDLGPAKERLLLFLEQYWGGPKTYGEQRGHPRLRMRHMPFRVGPQARDHWLQHMRAAVDSLGLAPLHEATLWDYLDRAAHSMVNAAD; encoded by the coding sequence CTGCCCGTCGAGCGGCTCGTCACGGCGGGCCAGGGGTTCAGCCAGCCCCAGTACACGGACAACTTCTACGAGACCGTGGGCGGGCACGCGACCTTCGTGAAGCTCGTCGACGCCTTCTACGACGGCGTGGCAAACGACGACGTCCTGCGCCCCATGTACCCGGAGCAGGATCTCGGGCCGGCGAAGGAACGCCTGCTGCTGTTCCTCGAGCAGTACTGGGGCGGCCCCAAGACCTACGGCGAACAGCGAGGGCATCCGCGACTGCGCATGCGGCACATGCCCTTCCGCGTCGGCCCGCAGGCACGTGACCACTGGCTCCAGCACATGCGCGCGGCCGTCGACTCCCTGGGGCTCGCCCCCCTGCACGAGGCGACCCTCTGGGACTACCTGGACCGCGCCGCACACTCGATGGTCAACGCCGCAGACTAG
- a CDS encoding DUF6993 domain-containing protein, whose amino-acid sequence MITDASAQPVRPTRGRRCSAIPMALASVLLALTSCASSAPADDSAVVAPASDAADPAATPEGPEEPAQAAATASAPEGDLAKVSGAVDAALQELVDGQDSVTSDQVRGAIEQGFGAADAAAESVEVSVDRTPTGLDVDAIQGAGLLGGRCVFGEVREGVVSVVVLPALASGRCFVGDQR is encoded by the coding sequence GTGATCACAGACGCGTCCGCCCAGCCTGTCCGCCCCACCCGTGGGCGACGGTGTTCCGCCATCCCGATGGCGCTGGCGTCCGTCCTTCTCGCCCTGACGTCCTGCGCCTCATCCGCGCCGGCGGACGACAGCGCCGTCGTCGCCCCCGCGAGTGACGCGGCCGACCCGGCGGCGACGCCCGAGGGCCCGGAGGAGCCGGCGCAGGCGGCCGCCACCGCGTCCGCACCGGAGGGAGACCTGGCGAAGGTGTCCGGCGCGGTCGATGCCGCCCTGCAGGAGCTGGTGGATGGCCAGGACTCGGTCACGAGCGACCAGGTGCGAGGTGCGATCGAGCAGGGGTTCGGCGCGGCGGACGCCGCGGCCGAATCGGTCGAGGTGTCGGTCGACCGGACGCCGACGGGCCTGGACGTCGACGCGATCCAGGGCGCCGGCCTCCTCGGCGGACGCTGCGTGTTCGGCGAGGTGCGCGAGGGCGTCGTCTCGGTCGTGGTGCTTCCCGCGCTGGCCTCGGGCCGATGCTTCGTGGGCGACCAGCGCTGA
- a CDS encoding OsmC family protein codes for MNLQEHSYAARILWTGNLGEGTSGYRAYSRDHEVDVEGPGRLLGTADPTFRGSKERWNPEQLLLTAVAQCHMLSYLHVAVQAGVVVTGYSDSATGTLRLNPDGSGEFTGIVLRPRVELQDAGQVALADSLHAEANRLCFIARSLAFPVHHEPVAAGPTV; via the coding sequence ATGAACCTGCAGGAACACTCGTACGCGGCGCGGATCCTCTGGACGGGCAATCTCGGCGAGGGGACGTCCGGTTACCGGGCCTACAGCCGCGACCACGAGGTGGACGTGGAGGGTCCGGGGCGCCTCCTCGGGACCGCCGACCCCACGTTCCGCGGATCGAAGGAGCGGTGGAACCCCGAACAGCTGCTGCTGACCGCCGTGGCGCAGTGCCACATGCTGTCCTATCTGCACGTTGCCGTGCAGGCGGGTGTGGTGGTCACCGGCTACAGCGACTCGGCGACCGGGACGCTGCGCCTCAACCCGGACGGCAGCGGCGAGTTCACCGGGATCGTGCTGCGGCCCCGGGTGGAACTGCAGGACGCCGGCCAGGTCGCCCTCGCGGATTCCCTGCACGCCGAGGCGAACCGGCTGTGCTTCATCGCCCGCTCGCTGGCCTTCCCCGTGCACCACGAGCCGGTAGCCGCGGGCCCGACGGTCTAG
- a CDS encoding acyl-CoA thioesterase, giving the protein MPPVNTFPLQLRFGDEDSYGHVNNVRFVQFLEDARVHLMSGSRPEGSFMDLIDPDQYTLVGRQEIEYLAPLNFSTTPAAVDLWVTAVGGSSFDLGYAVRDRVAAEGSSTSAIAATTMVLVSRTTGRPVRLSDAQRGILLSWQGPAVPFRRARAR; this is encoded by the coding sequence ATGCCTCCCGTGAACACCTTCCCCCTTCAGCTGCGCTTCGGCGACGAGGATTCGTACGGCCACGTGAACAATGTCCGGTTCGTGCAGTTCCTCGAGGACGCACGCGTGCACCTGATGAGCGGATCCCGGCCCGAGGGATCCTTCATGGATCTGATCGACCCGGACCAGTACACCCTCGTGGGGCGCCAGGAGATCGAGTACCTGGCGCCGTTGAACTTCAGCACGACCCCCGCCGCCGTGGACCTGTGGGTCACCGCCGTCGGCGGGTCCAGCTTCGACCTGGGCTACGCCGTGCGCGACAGGGTGGCCGCCGAGGGCAGCAGCACGAGCGCGATCGCGGCGACCACCATGGTGCTGGTCAGCCGGACCACCGGGCGTCCTGTGCGCCTCTCCGATGCCCAGCGGGGCATCCTGCTGTCCTGGCAGGGCCCGGCCGTCCCCTTCCGTCGCGCCCGCGCCAGGTAG
- a CDS encoding TetR/AcrR family transcriptional regulator: MPDSTLPPPSLREAQAALTRRRIVDAAERLFLSDGYVGSSIAAVATGAGVSIQTIYNSVGNKAALLSAVLDLAASGPAAPTPVPEFMAERVGRAGTAAEVVAVLAEWFVEVNARTSGVWVVIRQAAAVDVEVAAVQRRRDEQRLTNYRRAAAELRKRGALGELSDAQAAAVIWTTGHPEAYRTLTDLGWTPEDYHDLVHTTLTGALRAG; this comes from the coding sequence ATGCCGGATTCCACGCTGCCGCCTCCGTCGCTCCGCGAGGCGCAGGCCGCCCTGACGCGCCGTCGCATCGTCGACGCGGCCGAGCGCCTCTTCCTCTCCGACGGCTACGTCGGGTCCTCGATCGCCGCGGTCGCGACCGGTGCCGGGGTGTCGATCCAGACGATCTACAACTCGGTCGGCAACAAGGCAGCGCTGCTGTCCGCGGTGCTCGATCTCGCGGCGTCAGGGCCGGCGGCGCCGACCCCCGTGCCCGAGTTCATGGCCGAACGGGTAGGGCGTGCCGGAACCGCCGCGGAGGTGGTCGCGGTGCTCGCGGAGTGGTTCGTCGAGGTGAACGCGCGGACGTCCGGCGTGTGGGTGGTGATCCGCCAGGCGGCGGCCGTGGACGTCGAAGTCGCCGCGGTGCAGCGCAGGCGGGACGAGCAGCGCCTCACCAACTACCGCCGCGCCGCTGCGGAACTGAGGAAGAGGGGCGCGCTCGGGGAGCTGAGCGACGCGCAGGCCGCCGCGGTGATCTGGACGACCGGGCACCCCGAGGCGTACCGCACCCTGACCGATCTGGGCTGGACGCCGGAGGACTATCACGACCTGGTCCACACCACCCTCACCGGAGCGCTCCGCGCCGGCTGA
- the pepN gene encoding aminopeptidase N codes for MNLTRDEARTRADLLTVHSYDVTLDLTRGERVFRSTTVVSFDAEQGASTFIDAVTDTVHRVELNGVPLETAEVSDGVRIQLPSLAAANRLVIEADMPYMNTGEGLHRFTDPVDGEVYLYTQFEVPDSRRVFAVFEQPDLKSTFRFTVTAPSHWDVISNSATPEPVQAGADGTDGAAASTWAFEPTPVMSSYVTALIAGPYQSVRSELTSSDGRTIPLGVFARKSLMQYMDAENIFDLTRQGFAFYEEQFGAPYPFEKYDQLFVPEFNAGAMENAGAVTFVETYVFRGRVPDATVERRAITILHELAHMWFGDLVTMRWWNDLWLNESFAEFMSTLAAAEATEFEQAWTTFAILEKGWAYRQDQLPSTHPIVAQINDLEDVQVNFDGITYAKGASVLKQLVAWVGQEEFMQGVRQYFAKHSWKNTELVDLLSELEGSSGRDLKAWSGLWLETAGVNTLRPEIGTDDDGLISAFTIVQTAVEEFPTIRPHRLAVGFYDHDDDGALVRVHRLELDVDGERTEVPDLVGRRRPALVLLNDDDLAYAKIRLDPASLRTSVRHVKDFKDSLPRTLVLASAWDAARDGETPARDYVELVLQNIGAESDSSVVLVLLRQLASTLAFYVNPEDREAMGEAAADSLQELALAAAAGSDAQLQFTRAFSSHARTAPQLDAVAAMLAGDRVPEGLTVDQDLRWELLTSLVTGGRAGAAEIDAELARDSTATGELAAAAARAALPTAEGKEAAWTAIVDATDLPNATQRAMISGFGRVHDRALLEPYVERYFASLRQVWATRTHEIAQQIVVGLYPSLQTTQETLDRTDAFLADLGSEAPSLRRLVLESRDGIVRALRAQAADR; via the coding sequence CTGAACCTGACGCGCGATGAAGCACGTACGCGCGCCGATCTGCTCACTGTCCACTCCTACGACGTCACCCTCGACCTGACCCGCGGCGAGCGCGTCTTCCGGTCCACGACGGTCGTCTCCTTCGACGCGGAGCAGGGCGCATCGACGTTCATCGATGCCGTGACCGACACCGTCCACCGGGTCGAACTGAACGGTGTCCCCCTCGAGACCGCCGAGGTGTCCGACGGCGTCCGGATCCAGCTGCCGTCGCTGGCCGCCGCCAACCGGCTCGTGATCGAGGCCGACATGCCGTACATGAACACGGGCGAGGGCCTGCACCGGTTCACGGACCCCGTGGACGGGGAGGTGTACCTCTACACGCAGTTCGAGGTACCCGATTCGCGTCGCGTCTTCGCCGTGTTCGAGCAGCCGGACCTGAAGTCCACGTTCCGCTTCACGGTCACCGCGCCGTCGCACTGGGACGTCATCTCCAACAGCGCCACGCCGGAACCGGTCCAGGCCGGAGCGGACGGTACCGACGGCGCCGCGGCCTCCACCTGGGCGTTCGAGCCGACGCCCGTCATGTCCTCCTATGTGACGGCGCTGATCGCGGGACCGTACCAGTCGGTGCGGAGCGAGCTCACGAGCTCCGACGGGCGGACCATCCCGCTCGGCGTGTTCGCCCGGAAGTCGCTCATGCAGTACATGGACGCCGAGAACATCTTCGACCTCACCCGGCAGGGGTTCGCGTTCTACGAGGAGCAGTTCGGCGCACCGTACCCGTTCGAGAAGTACGACCAGCTCTTCGTGCCGGAGTTCAACGCGGGCGCCATGGAGAACGCGGGGGCGGTCACCTTCGTGGAGACCTACGTCTTCCGGGGCCGGGTCCCCGATGCGACCGTCGAGCGGCGCGCCATCACGATCCTCCACGAACTGGCCCACATGTGGTTCGGCGACCTCGTCACCATGCGCTGGTGGAACGATCTCTGGCTGAACGAGTCCTTCGCCGAGTTCATGTCCACCCTCGCCGCCGCCGAGGCGACGGAGTTCGAGCAGGCGTGGACGACCTTCGCGATCCTCGAGAAGGGCTGGGCCTACCGCCAGGACCAGCTGCCCTCCACGCACCCGATCGTCGCGCAGATCAACGACCTCGAGGACGTGCAGGTCAACTTCGACGGCATCACCTATGCGAAAGGCGCCTCGGTGCTCAAGCAGCTCGTGGCGTGGGTGGGCCAGGAGGAGTTCATGCAGGGCGTCCGCCAGTACTTCGCCAAGCACTCCTGGAAGAACACCGAGCTCGTCGACCTCCTGTCCGAGCTCGAGGGCTCCAGCGGCCGCGACCTGAAGGCGTGGTCCGGCCTGTGGCTGGAGACCGCCGGCGTCAACACGCTCCGCCCCGAGATCGGCACGGACGACGACGGCCTCATCTCGGCCTTCACCATCGTGCAGACCGCGGTCGAGGAGTTCCCCACCATCCGGCCGCACCGCCTGGCGGTCGGCTTCTACGACCACGACGACGACGGCGCGCTGGTCCGTGTGCACCGGCTCGAGCTCGACGTCGACGGCGAGCGCACCGAGGTCCCCGACCTCGTGGGTCGCCGGCGGCCCGCGCTGGTCCTGCTGAACGACGACGACCTCGCCTACGCGAAGATCAGGCTCGACCCCGCGTCCCTCCGGACCTCGGTGCGCCACGTCAAGGACTTCAAGGACTCCCTCCCCCGCACGCTCGTCCTCGCCTCAGCGTGGGACGCCGCCCGCGACGGTGAGACGCCCGCCCGCGACTACGTGGAGCTGGTCCTGCAGAACATCGGCGCCGAGTCCGACTCCTCGGTGGTGCTCGTCCTGCTCCGGCAGCTCGCCTCGACGCTCGCCTTCTACGTGAATCCCGAGGACCGCGAGGCGATGGGCGAGGCCGCGGCGGACAGCCTGCAGGAGCTCGCCCTCGCGGCGGCCGCAGGGTCCGATGCGCAGCTGCAGTTCACCCGGGCGTTCTCCTCGCACGCCCGCACGGCGCCGCAGCTCGACGCCGTCGCGGCGATGCTCGCCGGTGACCGGGTGCCCGAGGGCCTCACCGTCGACCAGGACCTGCGGTGGGAGCTGCTGACCAGCCTCGTGACCGGTGGCCGTGCCGGTGCCGCCGAGATCGACGCCGAACTGGCGCGCGACTCGACGGCGACGGGCGAGCTGGCCGCAGCGGCGGCCCGGGCGGCGCTGCCGACGGCTGAGGGCAAGGAGGCCGCATGGACGGCGATCGTCGACGCCACCGATCTGCCCAACGCCACGCAGCGGGCCATGATCTCCGGCTTCGGCCGCGTCCACGACCGCGCCCTGCTCGAGCCGTACGTGGAGCGGTACTTCGCGTCGCTCCGGCAGGTCTGGGCCACCCGCACGCACGAGATCGCCCAGCAGATCGTCGTCGGCCTGTACCCCTCGCTGCAGACGACGCAGGAGACGCTCGACCGGACGGACGCCTTCCTGGCCGACCTCGGCAGCGAGGCACCGTCGCTGCGCCGGCTCGTGCTCGAGAGCCGCGACGGCATCGTCCGGGCGCTCAGGGCCCAGGCCGCCGACAGGTAG
- a CDS encoding acyl-CoA thioesterase produces the protein MTDQPHAARAAAAAEPPTDPTQALLALLDLSSAEGAQTDEEIFVGSSARQPGRRVFGGQVLAQSLVAAMRTVEPSRDVHSMHGYFLRAGDSDQPITFGVQRLRDGRSFSARRTHAYQNGVPILSMIASFQTPDDGIVHQDTMPDGVPDPETLPTTADLLGTLDHPVARAWAFDRPFDIRHVDAPLYLTNEGSREPRNAVWMRSLGPLPDDPNLHRAALAYASDYTLLESILRPHGLSWIQPGMSVASLDHAMWWHRPVRVDEWLLYVQTSPSASGARGLATGHIYNRAGDLVASVAQEGMIRIPPA, from the coding sequence ATGACCGATCAGCCGCACGCGGCCCGAGCCGCCGCTGCCGCCGAACCCCCGACCGATCCGACGCAGGCGCTCCTCGCCCTGCTGGACCTCAGCAGCGCCGAGGGGGCGCAGACCGACGAGGAGATCTTCGTGGGGTCCTCCGCCCGCCAGCCGGGACGCCGTGTCTTCGGCGGCCAGGTCCTCGCCCAGTCACTGGTCGCGGCCATGCGGACCGTCGAGCCGTCGCGCGACGTGCACTCCATGCACGGCTACTTCCTGCGCGCCGGCGACTCGGACCAGCCCATCACCTTCGGCGTCCAGCGGCTGCGGGACGGTCGCTCCTTCTCGGCACGCCGCACGCACGCCTATCAGAACGGCGTCCCCATCCTGTCCATGATCGCGTCCTTCCAGACGCCCGACGACGGGATCGTCCACCAGGACACCATGCCGGACGGTGTGCCGGACCCGGAGACTCTGCCCACGACGGCAGACCTGCTCGGCACACTCGACCACCCCGTGGCCCGGGCATGGGCCTTCGACCGGCCGTTCGACATCCGGCACGTCGATGCTCCGCTGTACCTGACCAACGAGGGCTCGCGGGAGCCACGGAACGCCGTCTGGATGCGCAGCCTCGGGCCCCTGCCCGACGACCCGAACCTCCACCGGGCGGCCCTGGCCTACGCGAGCGACTACACCCTGCTCGAATCGATCCTGCGCCCCCACGGGCTCAGCTGGATCCAGCCCGGCATGAGCGTGGCGAGCCTCGACCACGCCATGTGGTGGCACCGCCCCGTGCGGGTGGACGAGTGGCTCCTGTACGTGCAGACCTCCCCGAGCGCGTCGGGTGCCCGGGGCCTGGCTACCGGACACATCTACAACCGTGCGGGCGATCTCGTGGCGAGCGTGGCGCAGGAGGGCATGATCCGGATCCCGCCGGCCTGA
- a CDS encoding ribose-5-phosphate isomerase, whose product MRVHLATDHAGMELSAHLLSHLTAAGYDVVDHGPASYDPEDDYPSFCIHAAQAVVADRAAGTEALGIVLGGSGNGEQIAANKVQGARAALAWNLDTARLARQHNDANVIAVGGRQHTVDEATEIIEAFLAEPFSGAERHSRRIAQIARFEETGSIA is encoded by the coding sequence ATGCGCGTCCACCTCGCCACAGACCACGCCGGCATGGAGCTGAGCGCCCACCTGCTCTCGCACCTCACGGCGGCAGGGTACGACGTCGTCGACCACGGCCCTGCCTCCTACGACCCGGAGGACGACTACCCCTCCTTCTGCATCCACGCCGCGCAGGCCGTCGTCGCCGACCGGGCTGCGGGCACGGAGGCGCTCGGGATCGTCCTCGGCGGGTCCGGCAACGGCGAGCAGATCGCAGCGAACAAGGTGCAGGGCGCGCGGGCGGCCCTGGCCTGGAACCTCGACACCGCGCGCCTCGCGCGCCAGCACAACGACGCGAACGTCATCGCCGTCGGAGGACGCCAGCACACCGTGGACGAGGCGACGGAGATCATCGAGGCGTTCCTGGCCGAACCGTTCAGCGGAGCCGAGCGGCACAGCCGCCGGATCGCCCAGATCGCGCGGTTCGAGGAAACGGGAAGCATTGCCTGA
- the ettA gene encoding energy-dependent translational throttle protein EttA — MAEFIYTMTKARKAVGDKVILDDVSMSFFPGAKIGVVGPNGAGKSTILKIMAGLDTPSNGEARLSPGYSVGILLQEPPLNEEKTVLGNVQEGVGEIYGKIQRFNEISEEMASPDADYDTLLDEMGKLQEAIDAADAWDLDSQLEQAMDALRCPPPDADVTVLSGGERRRVALCKLLLQKPDLLLLDEPTNHLDAESVLWLEQHLSSYAGAVLAVTHDRYFLDHVAEWIAEVDRGHLYPYEGNYSTYLEKKRARLEVQGKKDQKLSKRLTEELEWVRSNAKGRQTKSKARLNRYEEMAAEAERTRKLDFEEIQIPPGPRLGSQVIEAHDLRKGYDDRILIDGLSFSLPRNGIVGVIGPNGVGKTTLFKTIVGLEPLDGGELRIGESVKISYVDQSRGGIDPNKSLWEVVSDGLDFIQVGQVEMPSRAYVSAFGFKGPDQQKKAGVLSGGERNRLNLAMTLKQGGNLLLLDEPTNDLDVETLSSLENALLEFPGCAVVVSHDRWFLDRVATHILSYEGTEDDPDNWYWFEGNFDAYEQNKVERLGADAAKPHRVTHRRLTRD, encoded by the coding sequence ATGGCGGAATTCATCTACACAATGACCAAGGCCCGCAAGGCCGTCGGCGACAAAGTTATCCTGGACGACGTCAGCATGTCGTTCTTCCCCGGTGCGAAGATCGGCGTCGTCGGCCCGAACGGCGCCGGTAAGTCCACGATCCTGAAGATCATGGCGGGTCTGGACACGCCGTCGAACGGCGAGGCTCGCCTGAGCCCCGGCTACAGCGTCGGCATCCTCCTGCAGGAACCGCCCCTGAACGAGGAGAAGACCGTCCTGGGCAACGTCCAGGAGGGCGTGGGCGAGATCTACGGGAAGATCCAGCGCTTCAACGAGATCTCCGAGGAGATGGCGAGCCCGGACGCCGACTACGACACGCTGCTCGACGAGATGGGCAAGCTGCAGGAAGCGATCGACGCGGCCGACGCCTGGGACCTCGATTCCCAGCTCGAGCAGGCCATGGACGCGCTGCGCTGCCCGCCGCCGGACGCCGATGTCACGGTCCTCTCCGGTGGTGAGCGTCGTCGCGTGGCGCTCTGCAAGCTGCTGCTGCAGAAGCCGGACCTGCTGCTCCTCGACGAGCCCACCAACCACCTGGACGCCGAGAGCGTGCTGTGGCTCGAGCAGCACCTCTCCTCCTACGCCGGCGCAGTCCTGGCCGTGACCCACGACCGGTACTTCCTCGATCACGTGGCGGAGTGGATCGCCGAGGTGGACCGCGGCCACCTCTACCCCTACGAGGGCAACTACTCGACCTACCTCGAGAAGAAGCGTGCGCGTCTCGAAGTCCAGGGCAAGAAGGACCAGAAGCTCTCCAAGCGCCTCACCGAGGAACTGGAATGGGTCCGCTCCAACGCCAAGGGACGGCAGACGAAGTCCAAGGCACGCCTCAACCGCTACGAGGAGATGGCTGCGGAGGCGGAGCGCACCAGGAAGCTCGACTTCGAGGAGATCCAGATCCCACCGGGCCCGAGGCTCGGCAGCCAGGTCATCGAGGCCCACGACCTGCGCAAGGGCTACGACGACCGGATCCTCATCGACGGGTTGTCCTTCTCGCTGCCGCGCAACGGCATCGTCGGCGTCATCGGCCCCAACGGTGTCGGCAAGACCACGCTGTTCAAGACCATCGTGGGCCTGGAGCCCCTCGACGGCGGGGAGCTGCGCATCGGTGAATCGGTGAAGATCTCCTACGTCGACCAGTCGCGAGGCGGCATCGATCCCAACAAGAGCCTCTGGGAGGTCGTCTCCGACGGTCTCGACTTCATCCAGGTGGGCCAGGTCGAGATGCCGTCGCGTGCCTACGTGTCGGCGTTCGGCTTCAAGGGCCCGGATCAGCAGAAGAAGGCCGGAGTGCTCTCGGGTGGTGAGCGCAACCGCCTGAACCTCGCCATGACGCTGAAGCAGGGCGGGAACCTCCTGCTCCTCGACGAGCCGACCAACGACCTCGACGTCGAGACGCTGTCGAGCCTCGAGAACGCGCTGCTGGAGTTCCCGGGCTGCGCCGTCGTCGTCTCGCACGACCGGTGGTTCCTCGACCGGGTGGCTACGCACATCCTCTCCTACGAGGGCACCGAGGACGATCCCGACAACTGGTACTGGTTCGAGGGCAACTTCGACGCGTACGAGCAGAACAAGGTGGAGCGCCTCGGAGCCGACGCGGCCAAACCGCACCGCGTCACCCACCGCCGCCTCACCCGCGACTAG
- a CDS encoding mechanosensitive ion channel family protein, with the protein MTFLTPLGYGGQVIAALIILIGALLLWLVVRYLIGRSVTRVQNGYSVFKKPHFKWAQPALRPFDSARRVQRAETIGGLLSSVAAVTIAVVAILMAIETLGFNIGPILASVGIVGIAIGFGAREVIRDAFLGFFITIEDQYGIGDTIEVGDTVGVVQSLGLRITRMIDEHGAIWYVRNGDITKVGNRSQGDYVAPAAAAPTAPAEDRA; encoded by the coding sequence ATGACATTCCTCACCCCCCTCGGCTACGGCGGCCAGGTCATCGCCGCTCTCATCATCCTGATCGGCGCCCTCCTGCTGTGGCTCGTGGTCCGTTACCTGATCGGGCGGTCGGTGACACGCGTCCAGAACGGCTACAGCGTGTTCAAGAAGCCGCACTTCAAGTGGGCGCAGCCGGCACTGCGTCCGTTCGACAGCGCACGGCGCGTCCAGCGCGCCGAGACCATCGGCGGCCTGCTCTCGAGCGTCGCCGCCGTGACCATCGCCGTCGTCGCGATCCTCATGGCCATCGAGACGCTCGGCTTCAACATCGGGCCGATCCTCGCGAGCGTCGGCATCGTCGGTATCGCCATCGGCTTCGGTGCACGCGAGGTGATCCGCGACGCCTTCCTCGGCTTCTTCATCACCATCGAGGACCAGTACGGCATCGGGGACACCATCGAGGTCGGCGACACCGTGGGCGTGGTCCAGTCCCTCGGCCTGCGCATCACCCGCATGATCGACGAGCACGGCGCCATCTGGTACGTGCGCAACGGCGACATCACCAAGGTGGGCAACCGGTCGCAGGGCGACTACGTCGCACCGGCCGCCGCTGCTCCCACCGCACCGGCGGAGGATCGGGCATGA